A DNA window from Naumovozyma dairenensis CBS 421 chromosome 8, complete genome contains the following coding sequences:
- the PRE6 gene encoding proteasome core particle subunit alpha 4 (similar to Saccharomyces cerevisiae PRE6 (YOL038W); ancestral locus Anc_7.120), translating to MSGYDRALSIFSPDGHIFQVEYALEAVKRGTCAVGIKGKNCVVLGCERRSTLKLQDPRITPSKISKIDSHLVLSFSGLNADSRILIEKARIEAQSHRLTLEDPVTVEYLTRYIAGVQQRYTQSGGVRPFGVSTLIAGFDPRDDKPKLYQTEPSGIYSSWTAQTIGRNSKTVREFLEKNYNREEPPENVDECVRLTVRSLLEVVQTGAKNIEITVVKPDSEIISLTNEEIAKHVEEIEQEKQQEKEKEQAKKK from the coding sequence ATGAGTGGTTACGATAGAGCTTTATCAATCTTCTCTCCTGATGGTCATATCTTTCAAGTAGAGTATGCATTGGAAGCCGTCAAGAGAGGTACTTGTGCCGTCGGTATCAAGGGGAAGAACTGTGTCGTACTAGGCTGTGAAAGAAGATCCACTttgaaattacaagatCCAAGAATCACCCCTTCTAAAATATCTAAAATAGACTCTCATTTAGTACTGTCATTCTCAGGTTTAAATGCTGATTCAAGAATCTTAATTGAAAAGGCAAGAATTGAAGCTCAAAGTCATAGGTTGACTTTGGAAGACCCGGTCACAGTCGAATATTTGACACGTTATATCGCTGGTGTGCAACAAAGATATACACAATCAGGTGGGGTTAGACCATTCGGTGTTTCAACTTTAATTGCAGGATTCGATCCAAGAGATGATAAACCAAAACTATATCAGACGGAGCCAAGTGGGATTTACTCTTCTTGGACTGCGCAAACCATTGGTAGAAATTCTAAAACAGTTCGTGAatttttagaaaaaaattacaatcGTGAAGAACCTCCAGAAAATGTGGATGAATGTGTTAGACTAACGGTAAGATCCTTATTAGAGGTAGTACAAACAGGTGCCaaaaatatagaaataaCTGTCGTTAAACCAGATTCTGAAATTATTAGTCTAactaatgaagaaattgcCAAACAcgttgaagaaattgaacaagaaaagcaacaagagaaagaaaaggaacaagcaaagaagaaataa
- the POP5 gene encoding RNA-binding protein POP5 (similar to Saccharomyces cerevisiae POP5 (YAL033W); ancestral locus Anc_7.59) gives MVRLKSRYILFEVLSPRQEQPSSDSINDIFLNHHRATSKQGTIKVLLQEIRRSLQLNFGDYGSGRVNSMLQIKYFSNATSTGIIRCLREDCELLIASLFFITKLGPIEGILLNPIKVSGTIKKIEQHAIARNSKSLSTISKHNQKISDDLKKIVQANSDVDDEDESVNDDIMELA, from the coding sequence ATGGTCCGTCTTAAGAGTCGAtacattttatttgaagTCTTATCACCAAGGCAAGAACAACCTTCTTCTGATTCAATCAATGATATTTTCCTAAATCATCATAGGGCGACTTCGAAACAAGGTACCATCAAAGTGCTTTTACAGGAAATACGACGTTCTTTGCAACTCAATTTTGGTGATTATGGGTCCGGAAGAGTGAATTCTATGTTACAAATAAAATACTTCTCAAATGCAACTTCAACAGGGATCATTAGATGTCTAAGAGAAGACTGTGAGTTATTAATTGCatcattattctttattaccAAATTGGGTCCAATTGAGGGAATACTTTTGAATCCAATCAAAGTTAGTGGAAccattaaaaaaattgagCAACACGCAATCGCAAGGAATTCAAAATCTTTATCTACTATCTCAAAACATAACCAAAAAATATCAGAtgatttgaagaaaatagtTCAAGCGAATTCTGAcgttgatgatgaagatgagaGTGTTAATGACGACATTATGGAGCTTGCATGA
- the PRP45 gene encoding mRNA splicing protein PRP45 (similar to Saccharomyces cerevisiae PRP45 (YAL032C); ancestral locus Anc_7.60), translating to MFTSRLPPPTKTVHADSEIYQRSNERIVERLIKQPITVSSQSVANKLNFQDFLPLRQRNFDIEIPLPNAEEIRKATNKTKKVFDSLLQNKLESNGTSVANKNHKNVSSNVVRYGKSGTSNVVEMEIVEAVQDPLQPSRKKFRKAVAPISGEEVTPIYNSSNEKKLTKEEIRKWNIPSAISAWKNPNGYTISLDKRLGGKRSLAPNEVSSKFTDLSDALELADKRAREELSHRNERRKLLASHSGTPVQERDGKRLYNAGPEKTTGTEHAKIKAEEKELVSRYGERRNKNDVAQRLRKLAYAAGTSLSDKVISGTVAASKTPRVDYDTRLYSKGNKVHSKNSEPFYDDPLFVQQDIENIYRTKDTTSIPPTSAEARPVAFTKKTDIDESETKGKYGLSK from the coding sequence ATGTTTACGTCTCGTTTACCACCTCCTACCAAAACAGTGCATGCAGATAGTGAAATTTATCAGCGGAGTAACGAACGTATTGTCGAAAGGTTAATTAAACAGCCTATAACGGTATCTTCCCAATCGGTTGCAAACAAACTTAATTTTCAGGATTTTTTACCATTACGTCAAAGGAATTTTGATATAGAAATCCCGTTACCTAACGCAGAAGAAATTAGGAAAGCCACGAATAAAACCAAAAAAGTCTTTGACAGtcttttacaaaataaattagaatCTAATGGAACGTCTGTCGCAAACAAGAACCACAAGAACGTGAGCTCGAATGTTGTTAGGTACGGAAAAAGTGGAACGAGTAATGTAGTCGAAATGGAGATTGTCGAAGCTGTTCAAGATCCTCTTCAACCATccagaaaaaaatttaggAAAGCAGTTGCCCCAATATCAGGTGAAGAAGTGACACCTATTTACAATTCTtctaatgaaaagaaattaacgaaagaagaaattagaaaatggAATATCCCATCAGCGATATCTGCTTGGAAAAATCCAAATGGTTATACAATATCACTCGATAAACGTCTGGGTGGGAAAAGGTCCTTGGCTCCAAACGAAGTTAGTTCCAAATTCACAGACCTATCAGACGCTTTGGAACTGGCAGACAAAAGAGCTAGAGAAGAACTTTCTCATAGGAATGAACGACGGAAATTACTCGCATCCCATTCCGGTACACCTGTACAAGAAAGAGATGGGAAGCGACTATATAACGCAGGACCTGAAAAAACGACAGGTACCGAACACGCGAAGATAAAGGCAGAAGAAAAGGAACTGGTTAGCCGATATGgtgaaagaagaaataaaaatgatgttGCTCAGCGGTTGAGAAAATTAGCATATGCGGCGGGTACATCGCTGTCTGATAAAGTGATATCTGGTACTGTGGCAGCTTCAAAAACTCCAAGAGTTGATTATGATACAAGGCTATATTCTAAGGGAAATAAAGTTCACTCCAAAAACTCGGAACCATTTTATGATGATCCATTATTCGTTCAACAAGATATTGAGAATATTTATAGGACTAAAGACACCACCAGTATACCACCAACATCTGCCGAAGCCAGACCTGTTGCATTCACTAAAAAGACAGATATCGATGAGAGCGAGACTAAGGGAAAATATGGGTTAAGTAAGTGA
- the NDAI0H01550 gene encoding uncharacterized protein (Ty-like retrotransposon), with product MVGYDSDHRGYRIFHPPSRKVFVCSQVKFDESIFPLEQTKSVELSHNFATSTISGVPRYPQSGSSIFAPRSMNFPKPSIPATDVSSVDITGNLSLSSTGTNDNARHSLSKPNCDVI from the coding sequence ATGGTAGGTTACGACTCCGATCACCGAGGTTATAGGATTTTCCACCCTCCATCCAGAAAAGTCTTTGTCTGTAGTCAAGttaaatttgatgaatcCATTTTCCCATTAGAACAGACAAAATCAGTTGAGTTATCTCATAATTTTGCCACTTCCACCATTTCAGGAGTACCACGTTATCCTCAATCTGGTAGCTCTATATTTGCTCCCAGAAGTATGAACTTTCCCAAACCATCTATCCCCGCAACAGACGTTAGTTCTGTTGATATTACTGGTAATCTCTCATTATCGTCAACTGGTACTAACGACAACGCCCGTCATTCTTTATCAAAACCAAATTGTGACGTTATCTAA
- the EGH1 gene encoding hydrolase (similar to Saccharomyces cerevisiae YIR007W; ancestral locus Anc_7.172) yields MPEKVLISPSGEFCDENGNVVLLRGVNLDPSVKYPASPLQSTHYPIVDSTFFEKALDVSFLNHPMPLEEVELHINKIKSLGYNTIRFPFTWESIEHEGPGQYDFQYMDYVIKFLKKINEIGGIYVYLDPHQDVWSRFCGGSGAPIWTLYCAGFQPARFRNTEAAILHNYFINNRDINQPNEQYPKMLWPTNYYRLACQTMFTLFFGGKMFAPRCLINGVNIQDYLQDCFGNAVMTFYTRIRSVAPELFENNCIIGLESLNEPNCGYIGTPDYLLLQKDRKLKLGTTPTAFQSFLLGEGIDTTVDTYTISMFGPSKSGSKVISCKGDNAWLNKEERDVMDKKFGWVRNQEWLPGRCIWRQHGVWDLSSEGALLIKPDYFSKNDVTNENIDDHYFINNHFVEYYENLHSRFREIDKEALLFLQPPVFKEPPKIKDTSLIDNRTVCACHFYDGLSLMFKTWNKYFNVNTFGIVRKKYSNPIFSLVLGEGNIRKCFESQLKEMKDEVKFLLGDGVPAFFTEIGMPFDMEDKAAYTSNDYSLQRAAMDSLGYALEKNHFSFSLWCYSTENSHMWGEGWNNEDFSIWSRDDLSSIGKNINRSQGKIITHEYIKIEPTSLVDRGLLESDSIDLDGFRATESLLRPFPIKIHGHFQSAEFQLENLTYTLRIFGRKTSDTSKSATYIFLPAYHFPLKSLLVTSSSGSFSYDPKYQVLTWVHNAGDGYIFIQAAKRRPATHNDTDSGCIMC; encoded by the coding sequence ATGCCAGAAAAAGTTCTTATATCACCCAGTGGTGAGTTCTGTGACGAGAATGGAAATGTGGTTCTGTTGAGGGGTGTTAATTTGGATCCATCCGTAAAGTATCCAGCTTCTCCATTACAATCTACTCATTATCCAATTGTTGATAGCACGTTCTTCGAGAAAGCATTAGATGTTAGTTTCCTTAACCATCCTATGCCATTGGAAGAAGTAGAATTACATatcaacaaaatcaaatctCTTGGTTACAATACTATCAGGTTCCCATTTACCTGGGAAAGTATAGAACACGAAGGGCCAGGGCAATATGATTTCCAGTATATGGATTACGTCATCAAATTTCTCaagaaaattaatgaaattggtggtatatatgtatactTAGACCCTCATCAAGACGTTTGGTCCCGTTTCTGTGGGGGGTCAGGTGCTCCAATATGGACTCTTTATTGTGCGGGGTTCCAACCAGCCAGATTCAGAAATACGGAAGCTGCCATACTTCATAACTATTTTATCAACAATCGAGACATCAACCAACCTAACGAACAATATCCAAAAATGCTGTGGCCAACGAATTATTACCGGTTGGCATGCCAAACTATGTTCACACTATTCTTTGGAGGAAAAATGTTTGCACCCCGTTGTTTGATTAATGGTGTTAATATTCAAGATTATCTTCAAGATTGTTTTGGCAATGCAGTTATGACGTTTTATACAAGGATTAGATCAGTTGCACCTGagttatttgaaaataactGTATCATCGGCCTAGAGTCATTGAATGAACCCAATTGTGGTTATATAGGAACTCCCGACTATCTACTCTTACAAAAAGATCGTAAGCTAAAATTAGGAACAACACCTACGGCATTCCAAAGTTTCCTCTTAGGGGAAGGGATTGATACCACCGTGGATACATATACAATATCAATGTTCGGACCCTCAAAATCTGGATCCAAGGTAATTTCCTGCAAGGGGGACAATGCTTGGTtgaacaaagaagaaagagatgTAATGGATAAAAAGTTTGGCTGGGTTCGGAATCAAGAATGGTTACCTGGTCGATGCATATGGCGCCAGCATGGGGTTTGGGACCTTTCCTCAGAGGGAGCGCTCCTTATCAAACCAGATTATTTCAGCAAAAATGATGtaacaaatgaaaatatcGACGATCAttactttattaataaCCATTTTGTGGAATATTATGAAAACTTACACTCAAGGTTTAGAGAAATCGATAAGGAGGCacttttatttcttcaacCGCCTGTTTTTAAAGAACCACCTAAAATTAAAGACACATCTTTGATTGATAATAGGACGGTATGCGCATGCCACTTTTATGATGGCCTATCTCTGATGTTCAAAACTTGGAATAAGTATTTCAATGTCAATACCTTTGGAATTGTTCGGAAAAAATATTCGAACCCAATTTTTAGCTTAGTATTAGGAGAAGGCAATATCCGTAAGTGTTTCGAAAGCCAATTAAAAGAGATGAAAGATGAAGTCAAATTCCTACTGGGTGATGGTGTTCCAGCTTTTTTTACAGAGATTGGTATGCCATTTGATATGGAAGACAAAGCAGCATATACCTCGAATGATTATAGCTTACAGAGAGCAGCAATGGATAGCCTTGGTTACGCATTGGAAAAGAACCATTTCTCTTTCAGTTTATGGTGCTATTCTACCGAAAATTCTCATATGTGGGGTGAAGGATGGAATAACgaagatttttcaatttggtCACGGGATGATTTGTCAAGTATCGggaagaatattaataggTCGCAAGGTAAAATTATAACccatgaatatattaagaTAGAACCCACTAGTTTGGTCGATAGAGGACTGTTGGAAAGTGATTCAATTGATCTAGATGGTTTTAGAGCCACGGAATCCCTTTTAAGACCCTTTCCAATTAAAATTCATGGACATTTCCAATCAGCTGAATTTCAGTTAGAGAATTTAACGTATACACTTCGAATATTTGGTAGGAAGACCTCGGATACCTCAAAAAGTGCGACATACATTTTCTTGCCAGCTTACCACTTTCCATTAAAGTCTTTGCTAGTCACAAGTTCATCAGGTTCATTTTCTTACGACCCAAAGTATCAGGTTCTTACATGGGTTCATAATGCAGGTGATGggtatatatttattcaaGCAGCCAAGAGACGGCCTGCTACCCATAATGATACAGATTCTGGTTGTATCATGTGCTAA
- the PRI1 gene encoding DNA primase subunit PRI1 (similar to Saccharomyces cerevisiae PRI1 (YIR008C); ancestral locus Anc_7.171): MDDNKSVTPTVQTTGPSSSDMEYYYTHLYPFKLIFNWLNHSLTPNRDIVNREFAMAFRSGAYKRYNSFSTIQEFKNQIEKGNPDRFEIGAIYNRPPKERDSLLKSEMQPLEKELIFDIDMDDYDTFRTCCSGAQVCEKCWKFISLAMSVINTSLMEDFGYEDFIWVFSGRRGAHCWVSDKRARILNDLQRRNVLEYLNVVRDRTASKRLALKRPYHPHLSRSLDQLKPYFVDIILKEQNPWQNDEHALDTLLPGLYDKQLIENLKRYWKENPNRSSTEKWNDIDIIASKDLKASKKQDVINRLRECKEDLVIAALYPKLDVEVTKQTIHLLKAPFCIHPATGNVCVPIDDTFTPECAPKLIDLQNEIEKDHNSEKTTLQPFIEKFQIFVNSVINHEVENVKRGHDSLENENRES; the protein is encoded by the coding sequence ATGGATGACAACAAGTCAGTTACGCCCACTGTTCAAACTACAGGTCCTAGCTCATCTGATATGGAGTACTACTATACCCATCTATACCCATTCAAACTTATATTTAATTGGTTAAACCATTCTTTAACACCTAATAGAGATATTGTTAATAGAGAATTTGCAATGGCTTTTAGATCGGGTGCGTATAAGAGATATAATTCCTTTAGTACTATCCAGGAATTCAAAAATCAGATTGAAAAGGGTAATCCAGatagatttgaaattggtgCTATCTACAATAGACCTCCTAAGGAGCGtgattcattattgaaaagtgAAATGCAGCCTTTAGAGAAAGAGcttatttttgatattgatatgGATGATTACGACACCTTCAGAACATGTTGTTCAGGTGCGCAAGTCTGTGAAAAATGTTGGAAATTCATCTCATTAGCTATGAGTGTGATCAACACCTCCTTGATGGAAGATTTCGGGTATGAGGATTTCATCTGGGTGTTTTCAGGGAGGCGTGGTGCCCATTGTTGGGTCAGCGATAAGCGGGCTAGAATTCTCAATGAtcttcaaagaagaaatgttttagaatatttaaatgttGTAAGAGATAGGACTGCAAGTAAAAGGCTGGCGCTCAAGAGACCTTATCATCCCCATCTATCTCGATCTTTGGACCAATTAAAACCCTACTTCGTTGATATAATTCTGAAAGAACAAAACCCATGGCAAAATGATGAGCATGCACTAGACACACTTCTACCAGGCTTATATGATAAACAACTTATTGAAAACTTAAAGAGATACTGGAAAGAAAATCCCAATAGGTCTAGCACAGAAAAAtggaatgatattgatattattgcatctaaagatttgaaagcttcaaaaaaacaagatGTAATCAATAGACTACGTGAATGTAAGGAGGACCTTGTCATAGCCGCCTTGTATCCAAAGTTAGATGTAGAAGTCACTAAACAAACAATTCATTTGCTGAAGGCGCCATTCTGCATCCATCCCGCTACAGGAAACGTATGTGTGCCAATCGATGATACTTTTACACCGGAATGTGCACCGAAACTAattgatttacaaaatgaaattgaaaaagatcACAACAGTGAAAAAACCACTTTGCAGCcctttattgaaaaatttcaaatttttgtaaattcaGTAATAAATCATGAAGTCGAAAACGTAAAGAGAGGGCATGATTCCctagaaaatgaaaaccGAGAATCATAA
- the ARO80 gene encoding Aro80p (similar to Saccharomyces cerevisiae ARO80 (YDR421W); ancestral locus Anc_5.525), protein MCASLLENEVLQKRAPNYKWKRGYKACTNCKLRKVKCDMGPLENPHDPPCARCRREGKTCVFLTTKGRKADLGTSKIPSTTPTLKPNSGNSVSKKRLDSSTDLVNEVPVKIPKTSPSNPISPTKWKIGLTSMQNSLEFLAKAAGNVGFLSAPSAHSAREELNSAVVPKATSLPQEESLMNMTSSLHSDLLNISPIGKLQHKSLPLIDKLNIVRPTPRRKLTDIDYIGPNRLLSESDAIELIDLFFLTMFPFFPNIPLQLQNPKELAQYPILLCAILTISSRYHSFDTFADSINNGQNNKRRHIDVHEKLWIYCQRLISQTIWAEASTRSIGTILAFIIFTEWNPRAIHWNWSDYASDPALNDISKRNMEPQIIKREEEGLTGIDAIRRSDRMAWMLSGTAVRLAQDTGLIRTNTKVAIATHISDTHTAMNMNQRSALSHSFNSDFFDHLSKSRYIGKDSTQVVNENFYLTQILQNKESKERWKKISATFQKDNEETVGQLSDMEYEFLNDEYALYFSKEDNDSSQRPPLPLKFTFVQRAKLELLRIVTLGYETIYYENGEQRLVSDDQRRNLAVLNILSPLIDSWYSNYNSLLKTDAVRPVSPGMHKRKQEAFKMSQNISGETMISDYYYCQLYIFSLALQVDVGQNKLKLNEITRCAIYVEKAYVAAKEILESAGRVHKLKMLKYMPVKWVMRIVRSVAFIVKCYLTLTSGSFSSNPEARTILSLSAISVDETIQTIQDTAIILKEAAPDELHLSTRYSAILLYLCREMKSKHESSQQSKGYDSKSSSNAPLSDDVITNQSGDKMSEDILLKSHAEVAAKDPRTSQENIELQMNKPNLDGKFASDMDFTTDNLNELPGDVANWFTTSGNIGLEFVEPWTEMIEQMYLQSGDANTTFDDLYKEICQDSK, encoded by the coding sequence ATGTGTGCATCGTTGTTGGAAAATGAAGTGCTGCAGAAAAGGGCCCCAAATTATAAATGGAAAAGAGGTTACAAAGCATGCACAAACTGTAAACTGAGAAAAGTAAAATGTGATATGGGTCCTCTGGAGAATCCACACGATCCGCCCTGCGCACGTTGCAGGAGGGAGGGTAAAACATGCGTCTTCCTCACTACAAAAGGTCGAAAGGCAGATCTTGGAACTTCAAAAATTCCTAGTACGACCCCGACTTTGAAGCCAAATTCGGGCAATTCGGTGTCAAAGAAAAGGCTGGATAGTTCTACTGACTTAGTTAATGAAGTCCCAGTAAAAATTCCTAAAACGAGTCCATCGAATCCTATTTCACCTacaaaatggaaaatagGATTAACTTCTATGCAAAATTCATTAGAATTTTTGGCAAAAGCTGCTGGAAATGTGGGTTTTCTTAGTGCTCCCTCAGCACATTCTGCCCGGGAAGAACTAAATTCAGCTGTAGTTCCCAAGGCAACTTCTTTGCCTCAAGAAGAAAGTCTAATGAATATGACATCATCGTTGCATTCAGATCTTCTTAACATATCACCTATTGGCAAATTACAACACAAGTCTTTACCActtattgataaattaaatatagTAAGACCAACaccaagaagaaaattaacGGATATTGATTATATTGGTCCTAACAGACTACTTTCCGAAAGCGATGCAATTGAGTTAATTGaccttttcttcttaacAATGTTTCCTTTCTTCCCAAATATTCCTCTACAGTTGCAAAATCCGAAGGAATTAGCTCAGTATccaattttattatgtGCAATCCTGACGATTTCCTCAAGATACCATTCGTTTGACACTTTTGCTGATTCGATAAACAATGgccaaaataataaacgCCGACACATTGATGTACACGAAAAATTATGGATTTATTGTCAAAGATTAATCTCACAGACTATATGGGCTGAAGCCAGTACCAGATCTATCGGCACAATATTAgcatttattatttttacaGAATGGAATCCAAGGGCAATCCACTGGAACTGGTCAGATTATGCGAGTGACCCAGCATTGAATGATATCTCAAAGAGGAATATGGAACCACAAATTATCAAGAGGGAAGAAGAGGGATTAACAGGTATTGATGCAATCCGAAGAAGTGACAGAATGGCATGGATGCTGTCAGGAACAGCTGTGAGGTTAGCTCAAGATACAGGTTTGATACGAACGAACACAAAAGTAGCCATTGCAACTCATATCTCCGATACACATACAGCAATGAATATGAACCAACGCTCGGCTCTTTCtcattcatttaattcagATTTTTTTGATCATTTATCAAAAAGTAGGTATATCGGTAAAGATAGTACCCAAGTAGTTAATGAGAATTTTTATCTCACccaaattcttcaaaataaaGAGAGCAAAGAACGatggaagaaaatatctGCCACTTTTCAAAAGGACAACGAGGAGACTGTAGGTCAATTGTCTGATATGGAATATGAATTCTTGAATGATGAGTATGCattgtatttttcaaaagaggATAATGATTCAAGCCAGCGTCCCCCACTTCCATTGAAGTTTACATTTGTACAGAGAGCAAAATTGGAACTTTTACGAATTGTAACATTGGGATACgaaacaatatattatgAGAACGGTGAACAAAGGCTAGTTTCCGATGACCAGCGCCGCAATCTAGCTGTCTTGAATATCCTTTCACCATTGATTGATAGTTGGTACAGTAACTATAATTCTTTACTTAAGACTGATGCAGTTAGGCCGGTCTCCCCAGGGATGCATAAACGTAAACAGGAAGCATTTAAAATGTCGCAAAATATATCTGGAGAAACAATGATAAGTGACTATTACTATTGtcaattatatattttctccTTGGCATTACAGGTGGATGTGGGACAAAATAAACTGAAACTAAATGAGATTACAAGATGTGCCATATACGTCGAGAAGGCATATGTAGCCGCTAAAGAAATCCTTGAATCAGCTGGCCGTGTTcacaaattgaaaatgttgaaaTATATGCCTGTTAAATGGGTTATGCGAATTGTGAGATCTGTGGCATTTATTGTCAAATGTTATCTTACTTTAACTAGCGGGAgcttttcttcaaatccTGAAGCAAGAACAATTCTAAGTTTAAGCGCTATCTCTGTCGATGAAACTATTCAAACAATACAAGATACTGCAATAATCTTAAAGGAGGCTGCGCCAGATGAATTACACCTCTCTACGCGATACTCTGCGATTTTATTATACTTATGTAGAGAAATGAAGTCAAAACACGAATCAAGCCAGCAATCAAAAGGCTATGATTCAAAATCGTCGAGTAACGCTCCCCTCTCCGATGATGTTATTACTAACCAATCAGGTGACAAGATGTCTGAAGATATCCTACTGAAATCACATGCCGAAGTTGCTGCGAAGGATCCTCGAACCTCTCAAGAGAATATTGAACTACAGATGAATAAACCTAATTTGGATGGCAAGTTTGCTTCTGATATGGATTTTACGACAGATAACCTAAATGAGTTGCCAGGTGATGTAGCGAATTGGTTCACAACCAGTGGCAACATTGGGTTAGAATTTGTAGAACCATGGACAGAAATGATTGAACAAATGTATCTCCAAAGCGGCGACGCCAACACTActtttgatgatttatataaagagaTATGCCAAGACAGTAAGTAA